The following proteins come from a genomic window of Daphnia carinata strain CSIRO-1 chromosome 8, CSIRO_AGI_Dcar_HiC_V3, whole genome shotgun sequence:
- the LOC130700485 gene encoding phosphoinositide 3-kinase regulatory subunit 4-like encodes MGNQLAGTVPTQILPVEHYLQDLSDLEYDSSLGSTRFFKVARARHKGALVVVKVFVLHDPTLPLVEHKEKLEFLNRELSPKNNCLPFAKPVLTDKAVFLIRQYVKSNSYDRLSTRPFLTLLEKKWIAYQLLRALSFCHSRGICHGDIKLENMLVTSWGWLLLTDFASFKPALLPEDNPADFSYFFDTSRRRTCYVAPERFQMTSASQDGSAVPMSQSMMVETFIPPYQLTPPMDIFAAGCSLIELFTEGQAPFDFAQLLAYRSQEMGMSPVIEKMEDSAVRDLLLNMIQLAPEKRLSADEYQQWQRGNVFPECFYGPIYEYMQSLTQPQWGPADSKIDKLHRDLPELIDDLSSTEGGLLIIANVVLSSLRSLQYSSSKLKALAILHQLCPHLADEIILDRILPYIMHMMSDGSSRVRSCALKLLTASLFPVRRLPRSDANVFSEYILPIITSLAQDSSGLVRCTLAQHVADLAEIALKFLELSHWRVEASATTPTSEIPGVALNWCNTSGFESELQALQDSFQTLVSSLLTDSDSQVRRTLLEFSVAKLCVFFGRQRASDVIFSHVITFLNDKNDRHLRGSFFDCLAGVASYIGWCCAPICHPLLQQGLSDGEEFVALKAVESMIGLTQLGLLPKATLLALLHDAASFLLHSNRWIRYAVVGFVSCAARNLNAVDVQCRLAAILDPYLRYHVVQMDQESLLLEALQPPISRGIWDNVIKCNDIQLLLSTLAERLESRKTGKDWIPHPAEIGGPIKTLLRRLGSEGLNSATEEQLLRMKEILFKLQRHKSIMDQNKCTWNDQGVIQLGTVKSRSVDLHSTEMLMKAMVYYAQLQCQQPDRAPSFENRALGDHSPASFVQMNPEWLHMFGPPPASLPDQQRKEFDSAEILQPEAEYRPLRVNSSILPCNSELQRLLARRTAQEHVSALARRMVASGVEARAFCVKAPNWVPKGILIAHLHEHKVAFTRLAAIGNTSYFASGSMDGSVKIWDCIKFEGRNVANRSRQTCTRMGSGITSLTTVQSGASLASASNNGMIHVMRIETGSCTTRSTLVHHRQLDLNQEGSVVDLQSLDYGNQSVLVYATLMGSIVGWDLRSPRVAWKLEHNLRHGVITSMCVDPSQSWLAIGTDNGVHICWDLRFRLPVASLNHPGGSRVLRLLSHPTQPSCLVSAVNNNNEISIWDWENQSRTLALWASPTPPLSSFQGSCHNSYGAFIGCRVGGHNKPFILSGGSDLRLRYWDLFNPEQSTLVSGGAYDAVKKQDVSYDLRLVDGVEVIQETQQPCAPPAATHGVYSDGLGSSPGLAGLHNLSNTKASPPLGITMTDYSPPSGHADVISDITMVQGSQSYIVSASKDGVVKVWK; translated from the exons ATGGGGAATCAGCTAGCAGGAACTGTTCCTACACAGATCCTACCTGTGGAACATTATCTCCAAGATTTATCAGATTTGGAGTATGATTCCAG tTTGGGCAGCACAAGATTCTTCAAAGTTGCTCGAGCAAGACATAAAGGAGCTCTTGTTGTTGTCAAAGTGTTTGTTTTGCATGATCCAACACTACCTCTTGTAGAGCACAAGGAAAAGCTGGAGTTTCTTAACCGTGAACTATCACCAAAAAATAATTGCTTGCCATTTGCAAAGCCAGTG CTAACAGATAAAGCTGTGTTTTTAATCCGTCAATATGTGAAATCCAACAGCTATGATCGTCTAAGTACAAGACCTTTTCTGACATTGTTGGAGAAAAAATGGATTGCATATCAATTACTAAGGGCCCTGAGCTTTTGCCATTCCAGAGGG aTATGTCATGGAGatataaaattagaaaacatgCTAGTAACTAGCTGGGGTTGGTTGCTTTTGACTGATTTTGCCTCTTTCAAGCCGGCCCTATTGCCAGAAGATAATCCAGCTGacttttcttactttttcgaTACTTCAAGAAGAAGGACTTGTTATGTTGCTCCGGAACG ATTTCAAATGACTTCAGCTTCTCAGGATGGTTCTGCAGTTCCGATGAGTCAATCCATGATGGTTGAAACTTTCATTCCTCCTTATCAGTTAACTCCACCAATGGATATTTTCGCGGCAGG ATGTTCGCTGATAGAGTTGTTTACGGAAGGGCAAGCGCCTTTCGACTTTGCTCAGTTACTGGCTTATAGATCTCAGGAGATGGGCATGTCCCCAGTCATTGAAAAAATGGAGGATTCCGCTGTCAGA GATTTACTGTTAAACATGATACAACTTGCTCCGGAGAAGCGTCTTTCAGCCGATGAGTACCAGCAGTGGCAGCGTGGCAACGTTTTTCCAGAATGCTTTTATGGGCCTATTTACGAATACATGCAATCCCTGACTCAACCACAATGGGGCCCCGCAGATTCAAAAATTGACAA GTTACATCGCGATTTACCAGAACTGATCGATGATTTGTCATCAACAGAGGGTGGCTTACTTATCATAGCAAATGTTGTGTTGTCTAGTCTCAG ATCTCTTCAGTATTCATCTTCCAAATTGAAGGCGCTGGCGATATTACACCAGCTATGTCCGCACTTGGCGGACGAAATCATTTTAGACAGAATTTTGCCGTACATT ATGCATATGATGTCCGATGGAAGCAGCCGTGTTCGTAGCTGCGCTTTGAAATTACTAACTGCAAGTCTGTTTCCAGTTAGACGCCTCCCTCGCAGTGACGCGAATGTCTTCAGCGAGTACATCCTTCCAATAATAACTAGT tTAGCGCAAGATAGTAGTGGACTTGTACGCTGCACGTTGGCTCAGCATGTGGCAGATTTGGCCGAGATTGCCCTTAAATTTCTCGAGTTATCGCATTGGCGGGTCGAGGCAAGTGCCACCACTCCAACAAGTGAAATACCTGGTGTTGCCTTGAACTGGTGTAATACCAGTGGTTTTGAAAGCGAACTTCAAGCATTGCAG GACTCGTTCCAGACATTAGTTTCATCTTTGCTGACAGACTCGGACTCTCAGGTTAGGCGAACCTTACTAGAATTTAGCGTGGCCAAATTGTGCGTGTTTTTTGGACGCCAAAGAG CAAGTGACGTCATCTTCAGTCATGTCATAACGTTTTTAAACGACAAAAACGATCGTCATCTTCGTGGTTCGTTCTTCGACTGTTTGGCGGGAGTAGCCTCCTACATTGGTTGGTGTTGTGCTCCAATCTGTCACCCTCTTCTGCAGCAAGGTTTGAGTGATGGTGAAGAGTTCGTAGCTCTCAAAGCTGTGGAATCTATGATTGGATTGACACAGTTAGGGCTGTTACCAAAGGCAACCTTACTCGCCTTGCTTCATGATGCGGCGTCGTTCCTTTTACACTCCAACAGATGGATTCGCTAT GCTGTTGTTGGTTTCGTTTCTTGTGCTGCTCGTAATTTGAACGCAGTAGACGTTCAGTGCCGCCTAGCAGCTATTCTTGATCCCTACTTACGTTATCATGTCGTCCAAATGGATCAAGAGTCTTTGCTTTTGGAAGCACTGCAACCACCGATTTCCCGGGGAATTTGGGACAATGTCATTAAATGCAACGACATCCAGCTGCTTCTGTCAACCTTAGCAGAACGACTTGAATCTCGGAAAACGGGCAAAGACTGGATCCCCCATCCAGCCGAAATAGGAGGCCCAATCAAAACG TTGTTGCGTCGCCTGGGTTCGGAAGGCTTGAACTCCGCCACGGAGGAACAGCTCCTACGTATGAAGGAAATCCTCTTTAAATTGCAGCGACATAAATCAATAATGGATCAAAACAAGTGCACATGGAACGACCAAGGAGTGATTCAGCTGGGCACTGTCAAAAGCCGTTCCGTTGATTTGCACAGTACTGAAATGCTCATGAAAGCCATGGTATACTATGCCCAGTTACAGTGTCAGCAACCCGATAGAGCGCCCTCATTCGAAAACAGAGCGCTAGGTGATCATTCACCTGCCTCTTTTGTTCAAATGAATCCG GAATGGCTGCATATGTTTGGACCGCCACCGGCCAGTCTACCTGATCAGCAGAGAAAGGAATTTGATTCGGCCGAAATCCTGCAGCCAGAAGCGGAATACCGTCCGCTAAGGGTCAACAGTAGCATATTACCTTGCAACAGCGAGCTGCAGCGTTTGCTCGCTCGTAGAACGGCGCAAGAACATGTTAGCGCATTGGCCCGTCGTATGGTAGCATCCGGTGTAGAAGCCCGAGCTTTTTGCGTCAAAGCTCCAAATTGGGTTCCTAAAGGAATTTTGATCGCTCATTTGCATGAACACAAGG TCGCGTTTACTAGGCTAGCTGCTATTGGAAACACTTCGTACTTTGCTAGCGGCTCAATGGATGGTTCCGTCAAAATTTGGGATTGCATCAAGTTCGAAGGCAGAAACGTAGCGAATCGTTCGCGACAAACGTGCACTAG AATGGGAAGCGGAATCACGTCCTTAACGACGGTTCAGTCAGGTGCCTCTCTAGCAAGCGCCTCAAACAATGGAATGATTCATGTTATGCg aatTGAAACCGGTTCTTGTACCACTCGAAGCACATTGGTACATCACAGACAATTGGACCTTAACCAAGAAGGGTCTGTTGTTGATTTGCAGTCACTTGATTATG GGAATCAGTCAGTGTTGGTCTATGCCACCCTTATGGGGTCGATTGTTGGCTGGGACTTACGTAGTCCTCGCGTAGCGTGGAAATTGGAACACAATTTAAGACACG GAGTCATAACGTCGATGTGTGTTGATCCTAGTCAAAGCTGGTTGGCGATCGGGACAGATAATGGCGTTCATATCTGCTGGGATTTACGATTCCGGCTACCAGTTGCATCGTTAAACCACCCGGGCGGATCACGGGTACTTCGCCTCTTGTCCCACCCAACGCAGCCCTCTTGTTTAGTCTCGGCTGTAAATAACAACAACGAAATATCAATTTGGGACTGGGAGAATCAAAGCCGAACGTTGGCTTTGTGGGCCAGTCCTACCCCGCCTCTGTCTTCTTTCCAG GGATCCTGTCATAATTCTTATGGAGCTTTTATCGGTTGTCGAGTTGGTGGTCATAACAAGCCTTTCATCCTGTCTGGCGGATCAGATTTGAGGTTACGGTACTGGGATCTGTTTAATCCTGAGCAGTCAACTCTCGTAAGCGGAGGCGCGTACGATGCTGTTAAAAAACAGGATGTCTCCTACGA TTTGCGACTCGTGGATGGAGTAGAAGTGATCCAGGAAACGCAGCAGCCGTGTGCACCTCCAGCAGCAACGCACGGAGTTTATTCCGATGGTTTAGGTTCCAGTCCTGGTTTAGCAGGCCTTCATAATCTGTCAAATACGAAAGCATCGCCTCCTTTAGGTATTACTATGACCGACTATAGCCCACCTTCGGGTCATGCGGATGTCATCAGTGATATAACGATGGTACAAGGTTCTCAATCATACATCGTTTCAGCCTCAAAAGACGGCGTGGTCAAAGTTTGgaaatga